The Desulfococcus multivorans DNA window GTGCCGATACTCTTGAGCTTCCCGCCGATAACCACCGTGGGATCAAGACCGCCTCCCGCCAGCACCGAAGAAATGATCGAGGTCGTTGTGGTCTTTCCATGGGCGCCGGCGACGGCCACGCTGTATTTCAAGCGCATCAGTTCCGCGAGCATTTCCGCCCTTGGAATTACCGGAATTGCAGATTTGACGGCAGCCCGAACCTCGGGATTGTCCGCACCTACGGCGGAGGAGATCACAACCACGTCGGCCGCCTCGATCTGATGTTCGGCATGTCCTTCATAGATCGATCCGCCGAGAGCCCTGAGGCGGTCCGTGATATCGGACATCTTCTGATCGGATCCCGAAACGCGATATCCAAGATTCAACAATAGTTCGGCAATGCCGCTCATGCCGATACCGCCGATGCCTACAAAATGAATGTGATATTTTTTTCGATACATATCGTTTTTATGTCCGGTCCCCAATGTTCCGAAGAAACGTCATACCCTTTTTTCCAGAAGTTGATAACAGTCGTCAACAATCTCCGCTGCCGCATCGGGCCGCCCCAGGCACCTGGCCCGTTCGGCCATGTCACGAAGATCATCGGGATGTTCGACCAGGCGTCGAATCCGGTTCACAAGGCTTTCGCCGTCAAGATCCTTTTCTAAAATCAGTTCAGCTGCGCCCGCCGCAACCCGTGTTCTTGCGTTCAATTCCTGATGATTGTCCGCTGCATGAGGAAAGGGGATAAAAATGGAGGCCTTCCCTACGGCGCTGATCTCAGCGACGGTGGTGGCGCCGGCCCGGCAGACGATCAGATCAGCCTTCCGGTACTGCTCGGGCATGTCATTGAAAAAGGCCCTGACATCCGAGGAGATACCGTATTTATCATATGCGGCCCGAACCATTTCCGCGTCCTGAATACCGGTTTGGTGAACAATGCGGAGGGGGCCGATATCTCCCATGCGTCCCGCGGCATCCACCATCGCCTGATTGATGCTGTGAGCACCCTGACTGCCGCCCAGAACAAGAAGCCCGAACGGGGGGCTTGAAGAATCGACGCTGAAAATGCCGGGAACTCTGTCATCGTATGAAATCTCTTTCCTGACGGGGTTCCCTGTCCAGATAGCCGGTGCGTGTCCTTCGGTGAAACGGGTCTCCTGAAACGAAACGTAAATCCGATCCACCCATCGGGACAGAAGACGATTGGTGATACCGGGGAGAATATTCTGCTCCTGGAGAACGCAGGCAATCCCACGCCATCGCGCCGCCAGCACCACCGGACCCGAGGAGTAACCGCCCACGCCCACCACCAGATCGGGCGCAAACCTTCGGAGCACGCCAAAAGCGCTCCAAATGCTTCCGGGAATTTTCATCACTGCTCGAAGCTTCCCGAACAGTCCCATACCTTTCAGGCCGGAAACGTTGATCCGCTGATGGGAGAACCCTTCCCGGGTCAGGATTTCCAGCTCCAGCGGTCTTCCTGTGCTGACAAACAAGACGCGGCTTTCGGGATTTCGGGCCATAAACTCCCGGGCAACGGCGATGCCGGGGAAGAGATGGCCCCCGGTGCCGCCGCCTGCTATAATGATGTTAAGCGGTCGGTACATGTTTTTCCCCGGCACTGATATTCATCAATAACCCAATACCCGCCATATTGACCAAAAGGGATGAACCGCCGTAGCTGAGGAGAGGAAGCGTGAGCCCCTTGGTCGGCAACAGCGCAAGAGCCACTCCCATATTGATGATGACCTGCAGCCCCAGGGAGAAGGTGAGTCCTGCAGCCACCAGGGATACAAATCGCCCTCCGGCGTTACGCGCAATATTCATTCCACGCCAGAGGATCACCCCGTAGCAAGTCATCACCGCAAGCACCCCGATCAGCCCCAGTTCTTCACCAATCACCGAAAAAATGAAATCGGTATGGGGCTCGGGCAGATAAAACAATTTCTGGTATCCGCCCCCCACGCCGACACCCCATATGCCGCCCGTGCCGAAGGCCATGAGTGAGTGAATGGCCTGGTATCCTTCGTTGCTCGCATATTGCCAGGGGTCCCAGAAGCTCATGATCCGTTTCCAACGGTATGCCGAATTGACCAGAACCAGGTAGGCGACAGGCAAAACCGCAAGGATCGACAACATCAGATATCTGAGCCGCACACCGCCCATAAACATCAAGCCCCCCGCAATGACACACAGGATGCCTGCCGATCCGAAGTCCGGTTGCAGCATGATAAGCCCTACAAAAACACCAAGAATTATGACATGCGGAACAAAACCCACTGAAAATGTTTTAATCAAATCGCCTTTTTTTTCCATGGAATAGGCCAGGTAAACCACGAGGGCAAGCCGTGCCAGTTCCGACGGCTGAAACGAAAACGCCCCCAGGTAGAGCCATCGCGTCGCTCCCCCTGCGGTAATCCCCAGCCCGGGAATCTGAACCGCCGCAAGGAGGAGAAGCGTCCCAAAAAGAAGGGGATAGACCCCGGCCCGCAAGATCCTGATGGGCATGTGCCTGAAAAGAATCAGAAGCAAACATCCGCCCACGGAGTAGACGAGTTGACGCTTCAAAAAATAATAGTCGGTTCCGAATTTTTTGAGGGCAAGGGTGGAACTGGCGCTGTAAACCATCACGATGCCGATCCCCACCAGAAAAAGTACCGGAAGTGTCAGCCAGACATCGTAGATAGGCCCTTCCCGCCATCCCCGTTCGGGCCTGTCCTTGTATACCGGCAGGTAAGACTGCATCAATCTTCCTCCGCAAGCTTCGCCACCGCGTTTCGGAAGGCTTCTCCGCGGTGAGCGTAGTTCTCGAACATATCGAAGCTCGAACAGGCCGGCGACAGAAGCACCACGTCTCCGGGGGAAGCCCATTCATGGGCGCGGCGAACCGCCGCCGCCATGGACGACTCCTTCGACACCCTGTCGCAGCAATCTCCCAACTCACCGGCGATGGCCTCCTTGGCATCCCCGATCAGAACGAGTCCCTTGACCTTTCTCTTCACCCCATCCTTCAGGACGCCGTATCCACCGCCTTTGTCCCGTCCGCCCATGATGAGCACAACCGGACTGTCAAAGGCATCGAGTGCGCGCAGTACGGCATCCGTATTGGTAGCCTTGGAATCGTCGATATACCTGACGCCGGCAACGCTCCCCACGGACTCGAGTCGATGGGGGAGTCCCTTGAAATCCCTGAGGGCGCTCTCGATACCTCCGACATTCCCGCCGGCGGCCAGAGCAGCCAGGACGGCGGCGGCGATGTTCTCCAGATTATGAGAGCCGAACAGGGAGATCGACGCTAAATTCACGATCTGCGGTGCCCTTCCCCGTATCCGCACCACCAGGGCGTCGTCCTCTATGAAAGCGCCGTCGTCCTCCGGGCTCCTGGGGTTGAAAAACCATTTCCGGGCAACGATTCGACGGGATATTTGGGCGACGGCAGGGTCGGCGCCGTTGAGCACCGCGACATCCGCTGCGCCCTGGTTTTCAAAAATCCGGCCTTTGCTCCGGGCATAAGCCGAAAAATCATCATATCGGTCCAGATGGTCCGGTGTGATATTCAGAATCACCCCTACCGTCGGTCGAAAGCAGGTAATGGTATCGAGTTGAAAACTGCTGATCTCGGCCACCACCCGATCCCGCCTGAGTCCTTCAGCCACGTATTCAATCAGCGGCGTCCCGATATTGCCGCCGACAAAGGTGCTGAGACCGGATGCCTGGATCATCCGGCCGATCAGGGTCGTGGTCGTGGTCTTCCCGTTGGTACCGGTAACGGCGACAACGGGGTCTTGAATGAAACGGAATGCCAATTCGATCTCCCCCAGAATCGGAACGCCCCGCCGCAAGGCGTCGAGAAGGGGGGGGAGCGTATGAGGAACCCCGGGGCTGAGAACGATCAGATCGGCGTCCTCGAAAAGTCTTGCGGGATTTCGGCCCAGCACCACCGAGATTCCTCGGTTGCGCAATTCCGTCGCCGTGGACGCCAAGGCCTTTTCGTCTGCACTGTCCGTGACGGTGACCCGGCCGCCTCGGCCGCTCAAAAAGCGGGCACACGCGACGCCGGACCGGCCCATCCCGACCACCAGGATACGTTTATTGTCGAATGTCTCCATCTTTGTCGATTGCATTGGTCATCTCAATTTCAGGGTGCTCAGAGAAACCAGCGCCAATGCGACCGATATGATCCAGAATCGGACGATCACCTTTGGCTCGGGCCACCCCTTCAATTCGAAATGGTGATGCAAGGGTGCCATCCGAAAGATCCGGCGGCCCTTGGTCAGTTTGAAGAATCCTACCTGAAAGATGACCGACAAGGCTTCGATGACAAACAATCCGCCCACAAGGATCAGCATGATCTCCTGTTTGGTGATGACGGCCACGGTGCCGATCGCGGCACCCAGGGAGAGCGATCCGACATCCCCCATGAATACCTGGGCGGGATAAGCGTTGAACCACAAAAAGCCCAGCCCCGAACCGGCCAGAATGCCGCAAAAAATAGAGATCTCACCGCTGTTCGGTACATAATTGATCTGGAGGTATTCGGCGATCCGGACATGGCCTGTCACATACGCGAAAATCATATAGGTCACGGAAGCGACGATAACCGGTCCGATGGCCAAACCGTCAAGTCCGTCCGTCAGGTTAACGGCGTTGGACGTTCCCGTAATGACCAGCGCGGCAAATAGAATGTAGCCCCATCCGAGATCCGGGGAAACCTTTTTGAAAAACGGCAGGGTGAGTCGGGTGTCAAACCCCGGATACTGATAAAGCATCCATCCCACCGCCAACGCCACGGCAAATTGCAGCATCAGTTTCTGCCGTGCGCTCAGGCCTTTGCTCCGTTTTTTCACCTGCATCAGATAATCGTCGAGAAAACCGATGGTGCCGTTGCCGACGACGGCCATCAGGATTACCCAGACATAAAAATTGAGCAGGTCCATCCAAATCAGTATGGATGCCACCGTCGCTACGAGAATAAGCGTCCCCCCCATGGTGGGGGTTCCCGCCTTTTTCAGGTGGGTCTGAGGACCGTCGTCCCGAACGTATTGCCCCACTTGCATCTCTCTTAACTTCCGGATCATCCATGGCCCCAGGAAGAAACAGATGAGAAACGCCGTCAGGCTCGCGTAAATGGTGCGAAAAGTAATATAACGGAAAACGTTGAATGCCGCCAGTGTCGTATGGAGGGGGTAGAGAAGATGGTAAAGCATTATCGATAAAGCCTATTTTTTCAGGCATCCGCCCAGGTTCTGATGTCGTTTAAAATCGTTTCCATGGCCATTCCCCTGGACCCCTTGACGAGAACCCAGTCGCCCGGACCGACAGACCGCTTCAAATCCTCAACCACTTGAGATTTGGATCCCGAAAAGGTATCCTTAGCCGTCATGCCTTTTTTCAGCGCCCCGTCCAGATATGCCGAGGCGAAATTACCAATCGCATAAAATCGCGTAACGCCGGATTCGGCGACCCATTCACCGACAGACCGGTGGAGAGCTTCCGCCGCCGCCCCCAGTTCGAACATATCCCCCAAAACAACGATCGCACGCCGTCCGCTCCGAAGGATTGCGAGGGCGTCGACGGCAGCCCGCATGGAATGCGGGTTGGCGTTGTAGGTGTCATCGATGAGGAAAACGCCTTTGCGGGTTTGTATCACTCCCAATCGACCGGCGACAGGCTGAAACCTCTCGAGACCGCGGACAATCTCTTCAGGCGATACCCCGGCGACCCACCCGGCAGCCGCGGCGGCCAGCGCGTTCATGACCATGAATCGGCCTGGAATCCCAAGGTGAACCGGCACCTCGCGTTCGGGAAATCTGAGGGTGAAGGTGACGCCTTTCGGTGAGATTTTCATGCCGCTTGCGGTGATATCGGCGCCGTGGGTCAATCCGAAATGCACCACCGGAAAAGATCGGTTTTTCCCCAGACGCCGACAGAAAGGATCGTCGGCATTCAGTATGGCCGTAGCGCCGGCCTTCATTTCATCCAAAAGCTCTCCCTTGGCCGCCGCAACCCCGTCCACGGAACCGAGATCTTTCAGGTGAGCAGGTCCGATATTGGTGATAATCCCTATATCCGGACGACAAATCCCGGCCAGCCGCCGAATTTCTCCGACATGATTCATCCCCAGTTCCAATACCGCCCACTCATGGGTGGCTTCTATGTTGAAAAGCGTCAACGGCAGCCCGATTTCATTGTTGAAGTTCCCTGCCGTCGCCAGCGTCCGATATCGTCTGCCGATGACGGCGGCTGTCATGCTGCGGGTTGTGGTCTTCCCGTTTGAACCGGTGACGGCGACGACCTTGATGCCGGCCCGGATACGATTGAAAGCCGCCAGGGCGCCCAAAGCCGTCGTGGTGTCGGGTACCGCAACGCAAAAGACGCCCTTCTCCGCCCATCGACGCCAGGGGAGGTTTTCCGTCTCCCTTTCAGCGATCATGATGCCCAGGATTCCCATCTCAGCGACTTCAGCACAGAACCGGTGACCGTCATGCCGTTCGCCTCGAACGGCCACGAAAAGATCACCTGATCTCACCGTTCGGGAATCAATAGATATCCCGGAAAAAAGACAGGTTCCCGTTCCACTGATACGTCTTCCGTCTACCGCAGTCAGTATCTGCGACTCAGTCCACCCGATTGGGCTCATAAACGCTTCAAAGCCTCCACCACCTCGACCCGATCGTCGAAAGCGAGCGTCTTTTCCCCGATGATCTGATAGGTTTCATGCCCCTTTCCAGCAATCAGAAGGACATCACCGGGCCGGGACGCCGTCAGGGCCATGCGGATGGCTCGCCTACGGTCGGGTTCAATGAGAAAACCCTTGTCGTTCACGCCGGCGGCAAGATCCTCCGGACCGTATTCCCGGCCCGCCGCCTGTTTAATACCCGGAAGCATTTGACGGATGATTGCCATTGGATCTTCGGTTCTCGGATTGTCCGATGTCACCACGGCCAGATCCGCCAGGCGCCCCGCGATCTCACCCATCAGGGGTCTTTTTTTTCGGTCCCGGTCGCCACCGCACCCGAATACACAAATGATCTTCCCCGCCGAAAGCGCCGTTACGGCCATGAGCACGTTCTCAAGGGCGTCGGGTGTGTGGGCGTAATCAACAAATATAAACCGGCCGAAAGCATTGGGGACCGACTCCAGGCGACCGGGAACATTCCGGAGAAGGCCGATTCCCGCCTGAATGGCGGCCGGGGGAACACCCGCGGCCAAAGCGGCGCCCGACGCGCAGAGGATGTTTTCGATATTGTGACGGCCCACCAGGGGGGATCGGAAAAGGAAACTGCCGCCGGGCATCGTCAAGCGGCCGGATATCCCGTCAAGGCGGGATTGATCGTCTGTGACCCATACCGTGTTGTCATCGGTGTACCCCACCGTGATGAGCCCGCTCCTGACCATGCTCGCCAGTTCCCGCCCCTCGGGGCTGTTCCGGTTGACAACGGCGACCGCGTGGTCGGCTTTGGGGCCGTCGGCGAGATGTCGGATAAAGAGCCGCTTCTTGCACGCCCAATAGGCAGCCATATCGCCATGATAGTCCAAATGATCCTGACTCAGGTTGGTAAACACGGCCGCATCCATCCAGCATCCGTCGATGCGGTGGAGGTCAACGGCGTGGGACGAGGCTTCCATGACCACATGGGTGACCCCGGCATCACGCATCTGCCCGAGTATTCGCTGGAGGTCCGGAGATTCGGGCGTGGTGACGGGATTGCGGTAATGTTTTCCGCTGAAATGGTAGTCGATGGTGCCGATAACGCCCACAGAAAAGCCGGCTTGTTTCAGGATACTCTCTGTAATGAGACTGGTGGTGGTTTTGCCGTTGGTTCCGGTGATGCCGATCACCGTCATCCGTCTGCTCGGATCTCCGTAAAACCGTGCAGCAATCGGCCCCATGGCGGCCCGGGTATCCGACACCTCCACCACGGCGACGTTCCGCTCGACGGTTTTCTGAACCATGACGGCTGCGGCGCCCCGGGCAAGCGCATCGTCAATGAATTCGTGGCCGTCCGTCCTGAAGCCCGAAACGGCAATGAAAAGCCCTCCCGGTTCGACATCCTGAGAGCGGTAGTGGATGGATCGGATCTCCGGATCCGGCAGGAGGGTGCCGCGGGCATCCTTCTTTCGTCGGTATTGCCGAACCGGAAAAGCGTCAATCAATTCGGAAAGCTTCATCTATCGATGCCGATCCGCCAAGGAGGCCGTGAGGCGTTTCATATTGTTCTCGGGCGGAATGTCCATGTAATTGAGGCTTTCCCTGACAATTTTCTTGAATGCCGGGGCGGCAACCAAGCCGCCGTAATATTTTTTCTGGGGATCGTCGATGACAACAAGAACCGTCATGATCGGATTTTCAGCCGGAGCGAATCCCACAAATGACGAAATATAAGACCCCCTCTCGTAGCGACCGTCTTTGTTGACCTTCCTCGCCGTACCGGTTTTCCCACAAACCGTATATCCCTCGATGTCGGCTTCGGTCCCGGTGCCACCGGTTTCCACCACCGAGCGCATCATCTCCTTCATGGTTTCAGCAGTCTTCTCGGAGACCGCACGTTTCATGATTTGAGGGTTGAATGCCTCGACAACATTTCCCTTTTGATCGGTAACGGCGCTCACCATATAAGGCCTCATCAAAACCCCCTTGTTGGCAATGGCCGAAACGGCTGCGGCAAGCTGGATGGCGGTGGCGGACATCCCGTGACCAAAGGAAACGACACCGGTATGGACCTGAGACCATTTTTGATATTGGGACAGGGCACCCGGTGCTTCTCCCGGACAGTCGATTCCGGTCGGATCGCCGAACCCGAAGTTTTTCAGGGTCTGATGCAAGGATTGAGCGCCGATCATCTCACTCATTTTCATCGCACCGATATTACTGGAAAACTTGAGGATTTTCCGGAGCGAAAGCCAACCGTATTCGTGGGTGTCATGAATAGTGAACCGCCCAACTTTGTATTTGCCGTTTTCGCAGTAGAAAATCGTGTTGGGCGTACATCCGCCATATTCGATAGCGGCCGCAACGCTGAAGATTTTCATGGTCGAACCGGGTTCGAAGGTGTCCGTGATGGCCCGGTTGCGATAAGCCGACCGGTCGAATTGATCAAAAGCGTTGGGGTTGAAAAACGGATAGTTCGCAATGGCGTAGACCGCCCCCGTCAGCGGATTCATCACCACGGCCATTCCGGATTTCGCCTTATACTCCACAACGGCCTCTTTCAGCGCTCTTTCGGTGATATACTGGATTGTTTTGTCCACCGTCAGAACCAGATTTCTGGCGCTGGACTCGAAGGGTTCCTCGCGCTCTCCTCCGAATTTCTTTCCCAGCGCATCCTTCATCACCTTGAGTTTTCTCTCTTCACCTTTGAGCTGGGCGTCGTAATAAAACTCGATACCCTCGAGCCCTCGCCCATCCACGCCCGTAAAACCGGTGATCTGAGCGGCGAGAGAGCCCTGGGGATAATAGCGGCTGTGCTCGGAGACAAAATCGATACCTTCGATCGAGAGTTCTCTGACGGCGCGAACTTCCCGGGGCGTCACTTTTCGTTTGATCCATTTGAAGCCGTTCCCGGCCGTCAGCTTGGCTTTCAACCGGTCGGCTTTGAGGCCGAGGGCTTTTGAAAGTCTGGCCGCCGCATCACTTTTGTCTTTCATGAATCGGGGAAAGGCCGAAATGGAAACAGCGTCGATGGTCATGGCCAGTTCATGATGGTTCCTATCGTAGATGACGCCCCGCTTCTCACGCACCGTCATGACCTTCTCAATTTCGCTGATCGCCTTTTGCGAAAGCCAGGGGCCCTGATAAATCTGGACGTATATCGCCTTGGCGGCAATGGCGGCGAAGAAAACAGCGAAAAGACATCCAACGAGCGTGATTCGAAGCCGGATGTAATCTTTTTCAGTCGGTTTCGTGAACGGAAAAGGCCTTTTTTTGATCCGGTGAGGGGATAACCAATTCAAGTTTGCTCCTGGCTATTTTCGAAATGCGTTCGGGCGACCGAAGTCTCGCCATTTCAATCTTCAACCGATTTTGTATCTCGATAAGTTTTTGATGATTTTCCATCTCTCTCGAGATCTCATACCCAATACGGATACATTGAACCCGGCTCCACGTGTAAACGAGAAGCTGGCAGATAAACAGAAACAGGATCAGCACCCAAAATATCGCAATTTTGTAAGTCTGCCCTTTGGGTTTTTTGATGGATTCCCCGTTTTCTTTCATCCCCTCGCCGTCTCGGCCGAGCGATGCCCGTCGCCGCGTCATCGTTTTTCCGCCGCCCGCAGGATGGTGCTCCTGGCCATGGGGTTCCGCTCGATCTCCTGGGCCTTCGGCCGGCAGGCCTTGCGCGTCAACACCCTCATGACCTTTTCACCGCCGCAAGTGCAGACGGGAATTTCCGGCGGACAACTGCATTCCCTGTCGAAGGCTTTCATCCAATGCTTGACGATCCGATCTTCCAGAGAATGAAAGGAAAGTACACATAACCGTCCGCCGGGCCGCAACAGCGCGGGTGCCTGAGCCATGAATTCCGATACGCTGTCGAGTTCACGGTTGACGGCGATCCTGAGCGCCATGAACACTCTCGTGGCCGGATGAATACGACGCCTGCCGGACTTCCCGTTGGATCTCTTTTTGGACGCCGGAACCGCTCTGCAAACGATCTCGGCCAGGGAGCGACTGGAACGGATAGGAGTGATCTTCCGCGTTTCGACGATGGCGCGGGCGATACGACCAGACCATCGTTCTTCTCCGTATTCCCGGAAAATTCGTCTCAGTTCATCTTCGCTCAGCGAGTTGACCAGCATATCCGCGGTCACATCCGTCTCGATGTTCATACGCATATCCAGAGGCTCGTCTCTTGAAAAGCTGAAACCTCTGCCGCTGCCCTCAATGTGGTAGAGAGAGATGCCAAGATCGGCCAGAATGCCGTCCACAGCTCCGATACCGATGTCCTCGAGCAAATCGGTAATCCTGGAGAAATTGCCGTGGCGCAATTGGACATTCGCACGCCAGGGCGCCAAAACCTGTTCGGCATGTCCAAGGGCATCCAGATCCTGATCGATGCCGATCAGTCGACCGTTTGGGAGGACACGCTGCAGGATTTCAATCGCGTGTCCGCAGCCTCCAAGCGTACAGTCCACTATCGTTTTACCGGGCCTGCAGTCCAGATATTGGAGAACCTCCGCAGACATTACCGGCACATGTCGGTATGTCACCGCCGTATCGCTTGAAACGATAGTCTCGTTCTTCTTGCCGCCATACCGCATTGGGCTTTTGGTTATCCTCTCGGTTCGCCGCGCTGACAGGAGCCCTGTTTCCAAAGATCGTCCCGATCGCGTACACTGGAAATGGAAAATACATTCTTTTTGTAATAAGTGTCAAGGGAAAACACAGGATTATCGGGACTTCCCGGCGTGCGCATCCATTTCACGGAATCGTCTCTATTCCACGCCAGGGCTTTCACACTACTGAAGGGCCGCTGTGATCCTTTGGGCAACGGACTTGATCTCATCCATATTTCCGGACTTGAGTTCCCATTGGGTGACCGGCAGGGGCGGCGCACCCTTTATTCGGGGAACGAGGTGAAAATGATAGTGCATGACCACCTGGCCGACGGCTTCTCCGTTGAGCTGAAGGCAGGCGATCCCATCCGGATCCAGGGCACGCTTGAGGGCGTGGGCAATGGTTTTGGAAGCGATGTGAAGCGCACTGAGATCCTCCGACGCAATTTCCCATATGTTCCCGGCGTGGGCCTTCGGAATGACAAGCGTATGCCCGGTCGAAATGGGATTGATGTCCATGAAGGCAAAAACACTTTCGTCCTCGTATACCTTTATGCTGGGGATTTCTCCCCGGATGATCCTGCAAAAGATACAGTCTTCCATCAATATTCCCTCCTCTCAAAAACATACCCCGTTTCCGACTCGGGGCTGACCGGCATCGCCGTGACGGCCGGGCGTATCCTTCCCATCCGGCCGTCGCGACGGTCCGTTTATTCAACTGCTTAGATCGATTCCTTCAACTTTTTCCCCGGGGTAAATTTCACGACGTTTCGGGCCGGAATCTTAATCGCTTTTCCGGTCTGAGGATTGCGGCCGGTGCGTGCTTCCCGGTGGGCTTTTGAAAAGGTTCCGAACCCGATCAGGGCGATCTTCCCATCCTTTTCCTTAAGGGCTTCGGTAATGCCTTCAGTCATGGCGGTAATAGCCTTGGCGGCGGCTGTTTTCGAAATGCCGGCGTCTTCTGCAATCTTGTTTATCAAATCGGTTTTTGTCATCTGTTTCTCCTTTTCCCCTTTTGTAGAATATAAGTTGTCATTCCATCGCCCCCAGGGTCGAGACGCCGCACCTCCTCTCTGCGACGTTTCGCATGCCAGAACGCGACGCTCACAATACCTCCTCGAAGGTCGCATCCGCGGGCCGGGGCGATCGACATCAGGATGATCAATGCAGAATTGTCATTTCATTGTCAATGCAAAAATCCTGTTTTGCGCTGTTTCACAGGAATTATAGCGTTTCCCGGCATGAATATGTGTGATGTTGCTCTTTATATCTCAGATTGGCATGAAACCCATGCAAGCGTTGGGCGTTTTCAACCAACCAACGAAACCGGCCCGGTCATCAAGGCAGTCGAAAAGGAGGAGGTGTGAAGCGAACTCGAGAAAAGCGCGAAAAAAATACTCAAGGAAAAAATACTCAAGGAAATCTACAAAGGGCGGACCTGCGTGTCCGCCCTGATACCGCACCCCGCCAAACAATGGACAGCCCCAATGGTTTGCCGCGATGATGGGAAATCCGGAAAAATGACGGCGGGAACAAAATACCGTCCCCGCCGATACCGATTGGACCCTCATCGGTGTGTAATCACACCAATCCCAGGATCTTCCACCAACTGGCGGCGACCAGCACCAGCGTCAGCAACAGAATCGGCATGACCACCAGACCGGCTTTGGTCAGGTCCGAGGATTTGAAATAGCGGTAACTATAGGCGATGGCATTGGGGGGACACCCGATGACCAGCAGGTAGGCGAAAGAGGTCGCCATACCAAGGCAGAGCGCCAGAATGATGGGGTTGATCCCTTCAAGCTGGGCCATGGGGATGGCGATGGGCAGGATCATGGCCGCTGCGGCCACGTTGGCCATTACGTTGGTCACCAGGGCCCCGAACACCCCCATCCCGACGAAGAGAACGATCCACCCCTTACCCTCGATGTGCGGGAAGACCAGGTTGGCAAAGAACTGGGCCGCCCCCGAAGAGTCCATGGCCAGACCCATGGAGATGCCGCCGCCGAAAATGAAGAGGGCCGTCCCCCACTCCAGGTTCTCGCTGATATCCTCCCACTTCATGATCCCGAAGACCACCAGAGCTGCAACCCCCACCATGCCGGTGATGGAGTAGTCGAGGCCATGGAAACCCTTGGTCAACCAGAGCAGGAACATGATGCCGATGATGGTGAGCGTTCGCTTCTCCATGGCGGTCCAGGGTCCGATCTCATCGTCGAACCGGGGCAATTGGTATTTGGGGTCCGGCCGGTAGAGGAAGTAAAGAATCACGACGACAAGGGGGACGGTGATGACGGCGGCGGGCATGGCATACTTGATCCAGTCGAGAAAGGTAATCTCGAACTTACCGCCGGTGAACTCGTAGAGAAAAGCTGCCGATGCCATACAGCGACCGCCGCCGATCAGTGAGCCCATACCGCCGGCGGAACAGGCAAACGGCAGGGA harbors:
- the murG gene encoding undecaprenyldiphospho-muramoylpentapeptide beta-N-acetylglucosaminyltransferase — its product is MYRPLNIIIAGGGTGGHLFPGIAVAREFMARNPESRVLFVSTGRPLELEILTREGFSHQRINVSGLKGMGLFGKLRAVMKIPGSIWSAFGVLRRFAPDLVVGVGGYSSGPVVLAARWRGIACVLQEQNILPGITNRLLSRWVDRIYVSFQETRFTEGHAPAIWTGNPVRKEISYDDRVPGIFSVDSSSPPFGLLVLGGSQGAHSINQAMVDAAGRMGDIGPLRIVHQTGIQDAEMVRAAYDKYGISSDVRAFFNDMPEQYRKADLIVCRAGATTVAEISAVGKASIFIPFPHAADNHQELNARTRVAAGAAELILEKDLDGESLVNRIRRLVEHPDDLRDMAERARCLGRPDAAAEIVDDCYQLLEKRV
- the murD gene encoding UDP-N-acetylmuramoyl-L-alanine--D-glutamate ligase produces the protein MQSTKMETFDNKRILVVGMGRSGVACARFLSGRGGRVTVTDSADEKALASTATELRNRGISVVLGRNPARLFEDADLIVLSPGVPHTLPPLLDALRRGVPILGEIELAFRFIQDPVVAVTGTNGKTTTTTLIGRMIQASGLSTFVGGNIGTPLIEYVAEGLRRDRVVAEISSFQLDTITCFRPTVGVILNITPDHLDRYDDFSAYARSKGRIFENQGAADVAVLNGADPAVAQISRRIVARKWFFNPRSPEDDGAFIEDDALVVRIRGRAPQIVNLASISLFGSHNLENIAAAVLAALAAGGNVGGIESALRDFKGLPHRLESVGSVAGVRYIDDSKATNTDAVLRALDAFDSPVVLIMGGRDKGGGYGVLKDGVKRKVKGLVLIGDAKEAIAGELGDCCDRVSKESSMAAAVRRAHEWASPGDVVLLSPACSSFDMFENYAHRGEAFRNAVAKLAEED
- a CDS encoding UDP-N-acetylmuramoyl-tripeptide--D-alanyl-D-alanine ligase, with protein sequence MSPIGWTESQILTAVDGRRISGTGTCLFSGISIDSRTVRSGDLFVAVRGERHDGHRFCAEVAEMGILGIMIAERETENLPWRRWAEKGVFCVAVPDTTTALGALAAFNRIRAGIKVVAVTGSNGKTTTRSMTAAVIGRRYRTLATAGNFNNEIGLPLTLFNIEATHEWAVLELGMNHVGEIRRLAGICRPDIGIITNIGPAHLKDLGSVDGVAAAKGELLDEMKAGATAILNADDPFCRRLGKNRSFPVVHFGLTHGADITASGMKISPKGVTFTLRFPEREVPVHLGIPGRFMVMNALAAAAAGWVAGVSPEEIVRGLERFQPVAGRLGVIQTRKGVFLIDDTYNANPHSMRAAVDALAILRSGRRAIVVLGDMFELGAAAEALHRSVGEWVAESGVTRFYAIGNFASAYLDGALKKGMTAKDTFSGSKSQVVEDLKRSVGPGDWVLVKGSRGMAMETILNDIRTWADA
- the ftsW gene encoding putative lipid II flippase FtsW is translated as MQSYLPVYKDRPERGWREGPIYDVWLTLPVLFLVGIGIVMVYSASSTLALKKFGTDYYFLKRQLVYSVGGCLLLILFRHMPIRILRAGVYPLLFGTLLLLAAVQIPGLGITAGGATRWLYLGAFSFQPSELARLALVVYLAYSMEKKGDLIKTFSVGFVPHVIILGVFVGLIMLQPDFGSAGILCVIAGGLMFMGGVRLRYLMLSILAVLPVAYLVLVNSAYRWKRIMSFWDPWQYASNEGYQAIHSLMAFGTGGIWGVGVGGGYQKLFYLPEPHTDFIFSVIGEELGLIGVLAVMTCYGVILWRGMNIARNAGGRFVSLVAAGLTFSLGLQVIINMGVALALLPTKGLTLPLLSYGGSSLLVNMAGIGLLMNISAGEKHVPTA
- the mraY gene encoding phospho-N-acetylmuramoyl-pentapeptide-transferase, whose product is MLYHLLYPLHTTLAAFNVFRYITFRTIYASLTAFLICFFLGPWMIRKLREMQVGQYVRDDGPQTHLKKAGTPTMGGTLILVATVASILIWMDLLNFYVWVILMAVVGNGTIGFLDDYLMQVKKRSKGLSARQKLMLQFAVALAVGWMLYQYPGFDTRLTLPFFKKVSPDLGWGYILFAALVITGTSNAVNLTDGLDGLAIGPVIVASVTYMIFAYVTGHVRIAEYLQINYVPNSGEISIFCGILAGSGLGFLWFNAYPAQVFMGDVGSLSLGAAIGTVAVITKQEIMLILVGGLFVIEALSVIFQVGFFKLTKGRRIFRMAPLHHHFELKGWPEPKVIVRFWIISVALALVSLSTLKLR